The following nucleotide sequence is from Helicobacter ganmani.
AAGCTCGCTTAAAAATTCCTCTGAAAGGATAGAGAGGTTTGGCTTTGCAATCCCTGCGCTATCTAAAAGTTTCACTACCCCCTCACTCACAATCGCGTCATTAATAATTTGCCTAATTGCGCTTTGTGGCACAAGAGATTTTTGCTCCTCCTCTCTTTCGTATTTTTGCAAAGTCCTTTTGATGAGGTCAAAAAACGCCACATCTTTTGCGATTTTCTCCGCTTCCTCGCAAGGCAGAGCCATTGCATAGGATTTTAAAAGCCTTGTTGTATTATCCAAAAATCGCTTTTTGCCATTTTCTTGGGCTAGGATACATTCTAAAACTTGGGCGATAAACGCAAGCTTTTCTTGTGTGTTAAGCGTAAAATACTGCAAATAGTTGATTCCTTGTAGCATTTGCGCGGTGATTTCATAGTTTTCTTGCATTTTTTCTATAATTTTTGTCTTTTCTTGTATAAACGCGCCCTTGCCTCCGCTTTGAGTGTAAAATTCTAGTGCATTTTTTAGTTCATTGGCAATTCCTAAATAATCCACCACTAGCCCCGCCGGTTTGTCTTTATACACGAGATTTACCCTCGCTATGGCTTGCATAAGGTTATGTCCGCTTAGGAATTTATCCATATAAAGCGTATGTAGGGGTGGCACATCAAAGCCTGTGAGCCACATATCGCACACAATAACCATTTGTAGCTCATCATCAATGCTTTTAAGCCTTTTAGCGATTTCGCTTCTTTGCGCCTTGCTCGTGTGGTGTTTGCTTATTTTTTCTCCATCATCGCTCTTTGCGGTGATAATCACTTTGATTTTACCCTTTGTGGAATCCTCATTATGCCACGAGGGATTTAAATGCACGATTTGCTCATATAAAGACACTGCGATTTCTCGGCTCATACAAACAATCATCGCCTTGCCTTGCAAAATCTTCTGTCGCTGTGTAAAATGCTCTAAAATATCCTTTGCGATAGTTTGTAGTCTATCCTTTGCCCCGACAATCTCGCATAATCTTGTGGCTTTGGCGTTGATTTTCTCTTGCTCCTCACTTTTGCTTAGTTTAGAATCTAGCGCGCTTAAAATCTCTTGTCCCTCTGCGCTTAAAGCAATTTTAGCTAACCTGCTTTCATAATAAATTGGCAAAGTCGCCTTATCCTCTACCGCTCTTGCAATATCATAAATATCAATGTATTCTCCAAAAACGCGCCTTGTGTCCGCGTCTGCCTTTTCTATCGGCGTGCCGCTAAAGCCTAGATAAGTGGCATTTGGTAGCGCGTCTCGCAAATATTTTGCATAGCCATAGCGGAGTTGCGCCTCCTCATCAAGTCGCGCTTCAAAGCCATATTGGCTTCTGTGGGCTTCATCACATAGCACGAGGATATTTTCTCTTTTACTTAAGCATTCAAAGCTTTCTTTTTCGCTTCTAAATTTTTGAATCGTGCTAAAGACAATGCCTCCACTTGCCCTTTTAAGCTTTGCTTTTAAGTCCTGTGTGCTCGTTGCGAGTATCGGCTCTGTGCGTAAAAGCTCCTTTGCTCTAGCAAAAGTGCCAAAAAGCTGCTCGTCAAGGTCGTTTCTATCGGTGATGAGTAAAAGCGTGGGGTTGGCAAAGCTTATAATCGCCTTTGCACTAAAAAACACCATTGTGAGACTTTTGCCACTCCCTTGCGTGTGCCAGAGCACCCCGCCTCTTTTGTCTCCATTCATTGCGCTTCTAGCAGATTCTATTGCCTTTTGCACCGCATAGTATTGATGATAAGCAGCGATTTTTTTGTTGATTTGTGTCGTGGATAAGCCTGCTTTATCATAAAAAGTCTCTTTTTCAAAGAGGATAAAAAAGCGCGTAAATTCCAAAAGATTGTGAGGCTTTAATACATCAGGTATTTGGGGCATTTGCGTATCGGTTTTATCCTCGTCTTTCCACACCATAAAGCGTGTGAAGTCCGCACTCAAGCTCCCCACCTTGCTATTTAGCCCATCACTTACCATACATAGCGCATTGGAGATAAAAAGCATAGGAATCTGCGCCTTGTAAGTTTGAATCTGATGATAGGCGTTTTGCAAGGTAGCATTTGGATTTAGGGGATTTTTAAGCTCACACACCACTAAGGGTAAGCCATTGATAAAGAGCACAACATCAGGGCGTTTGGGCATTTTAGATTCAAAATAGAGTTGATTAGCGCACAAAAAGTGATTGTTTTGCGGGTTTTCAAAATCTAGCACTTGCAAGAGAATGCCTCGCATTTCACCATCAAGTAGCACTTCAAGCGGGATACCCTGCGTAAGATAAGCGTGGCATTTCGCATTTGCTTCTAAAAGCTCCTCATTTTCAAGGGCTTTAAGTCTAGCCAATGCCTCGCTTATAAGCTGCTCTTGGATTTTATAACTTAGGTTAAGATTGCAAGGTTTGGAATCCGCAAAGTTAATCCTCCGCACCGCCTCTTTAAATGTGCCCTCAAGTATCCACTCCTCGCTTTTGCGCTCTAATTCCTTGCCGCTTTTGTAGTCATATCCTGCGTTTTCTAAATGTTGCAGGAGCAAGGATTCTATGGTCGCTTCGTTGAGGGTATCAGTTTGCATATTATGTCCTTAATTGCAAAATCTTAACTTATTTTTTATCCTTTGATTTTGCAATTAGTATTTGATTTTGTCTTGATAAACTAATTTTTAAATTTTGGCATACCGATTGTTTTAAGTTGTATTTTACATCAAATTTATATAAGTGTTCAAGAACAAAAATTCTCAATAATTCTTTCGCAACAGAATTATTATCTTTATCAAACTCTTCATATTTCTTAATAAGTTTGTCCTTATGCAAACCATTAGAAAACTCTAATTTGACAGCATTCTTAATAATTGAATTAGCATTATTATCATCTAAGTTATTTATTTCATCAAATAAATATTCTGATGAAATGCTAGTAGAAATTTTCTTTGTAAATCCAAAGCACATCATAACAACAAAATTAAAGATTATTCGCTTAGCGTTTTGTTCTCTTGTATAATTTTGACCATTATCTGTTTTTTTATTTAATTCATCTATTTCTTTTATTAAAGAATCTTGATATTCATTAATTTGTTGAATAAAAAAATTTAGGTTACTCAAACCTAAATTAATTACCTCATTTAGAAGCGTCATTTTTTCATTTTTTGGGAGAGAACCGTAATAATTTTTTGCAATTTGACCTATTATTTCCATTAATTTCATTGATAGATTCGTTTTGCCAAAAATATCTAAATCAATAACTTCTTCATCGTATCGCACTATTTCTTGATTGTCTTTTATGCTTGGTATTTTATTATCAATTTCATCTTTATATTCTAACTCTTTTTTTCTATATTCTTCTGGTTTAGTATCTTCTTTAATGGCTATCTCTAAATCTTTATCAATAAGTTTATTAATATTTTCTAGCTCTTTTGTTGAAAAGTTGATTGCTGAAATTCCTTGAAAAAGATTTTTAGCCTTATTAAGTATTTGCTCTATAATAGATTCTGCTCTAGCTTTAGAATGATGAATAAAAAAGATAATAATATTGGCAAATTCAATCCTATATAGTCTCTCAATAATCATATTAATCTGATTTTGTATTTCTTCAGTTTTACTTCGCTTTTCTGAATTATCTGACAAATATTTGGCTACATAAAAATAATAAATATAATTTTGCCCAAATGAATACACTTCGCAAATATTCTTAATCAACCTAGCTTTAATTAACTTCTCATACACTTCTTGAAAATTTCTTTTATGGTATTCTTTGCAGTATTTTTCGTGGATATTTTCAAGCTCAAACTTATCAATTTCTCTTACCCCTCTAATAAAAAATTCGTAAGCTATAAACGATAAATATGTATGATAAAAATCTAATTCTTCAGGCTTAATACCTGCCCCACCCATTGCCTCATTAATAAGGTAATTATAAAATTCTGCATAAGCACTTCCGCTTAAATTATGACTTGTGCCAGATTCAATTTGTTGTAACAAAACAACAATATAAAGAGGGTAAGTAGGTATAAATTTTGTCCCTATTAGAGTATCTATTACTTTGGTAATTTTATCTTTTTTGTCAAATAATTCATTATCGCTTATGGTTTCTTTTACTCCAATGTTAAGCCATTTTTCTATTATAGTATCTCTTAGTTTATAGCCATATTCTTTAATTTTATAAAGTTTAAAATTATCCAACTCATCTTTTATTTCTCTTTTTGTCAAAATTTCCATTTCTACTGAATCATCGGAGAATATTAAAATATTTTCAAAATGATTAGATAACATTTTAAAGAAAGGAGGCTTGTATTCTCTTTTTTTAATACCTAAATCCTCTAAATCATCAATAAGTAAAACAATAGAATCTTTTTTATTTTTAATTAGAGTATTGAGTTCATTATATTCCCCATACTGATTTTTAAAATATTTAATTAATAAATTTTCAAATTTATCATATTCGCCTGTTTTAATATCTTTAGCGTTGATACAAATTGGAATTAAACCATTTTCATTAAACTTTATTTGATACATTCTAAGCAAAGCAGTTTTACCTGATACTTCCTCGCCAAATATGATACACTTTTTATAATCTCCAAGTGTTAAAATTCTTTCTGAACTTATAACAGAAACTTTATCATCATTAATATCTTGTAAATTCTGCAAATCCTGATAGCAAAAAATATCACTTAATGTAAGTTCGTTTTTGTTTGGGTGCGTTAGCTTGATTCCTATATCATTAATGCTTTTAAAATAATTACTACCTAATTTAAAATCAGTTATAACACTGCTTGAATTATAGGCATTAGTGCTTTCCAAAATAAAATTAAAATTGAGATTAGAAAAACTAGAATCAAGATTTTGTAGATTTTCTAACAAATCTTTTTCCTCAACTAACTCTCCATTATTTGCATAAGCAACAAAAATATTTTTGGGTTTGCCTCCTTGTTTATGCTCAAAAGCCCAAAAATATCCATATTCAGTAATTAATAGGTAATGGTTGCCTATTGGATTCACTGATTTTATTCTTTCTCTAATTTTTTCTTTTGGTATATCGGGATTACAAATCAATCCATTTTTTTGGAGTGCGCTCAAAAATTCTTTTGGAGTATAAAAAATATAATGTTTAGATTTGTTTTCATCGGCTTGTATTTTTTCTTTTAACCCTTTAGCATCTTTTCCGAGTTCTGATAGAGCAATTAACCAAACCTCATTATAGTTTTCTATATCTCTAATTCCGACAATGTTTTTAATTACATCAGCTTGGATTCTATTGTTCTCTTGGTAAGCCTTACATTCTACATAGATTTGTTTTGATAAATTTGCATTTGCTTTGCACAACAAATCAAGCTCCATTCCTGTTTTTCTAACTTCTGTTTCAACACTATAATCAAGTCTTTCTAAAAACTCCTTTGCTATTTTTTCAAGCAAATCCCCACGATTTTTTTGATTTTTGTCATTCTTGTTGATACACACCTGAATCATTTTCACACCTCCATTTCACCGCTTAAGAGTTTCGGTAGCATTATATCACGCAGAGATTCTAGATTTTGAATCTGCTTAGAATTATTGTAGATTTTATCAAAAAATCCTTTAGCTTGAATCTGAAAATTATGAAATGTTGCTTTATCGGGTAAAAGCAAAGTATATCTTTTTATTTTCTCTACATTAAGATTTTGTTGCGCTGAACCCGAAGCCAATAAATTTAAATTCTCTCTTTCATTTTTTAAAAAGCAAAAAACAAATTCTTTGCTACACTTTGTCTCATCTATTATTAATCCACAAGCCGCTTGATTAAACGCAGAATCTTGAGTTAAAATTCCAAGTCTCCCAACGGTGGGTGCTGCATATATTGCTATGATAATAGTATCCTTAGGAAAAAGTTTTGCCGATGAATTTTCAAGTCCATCTTCTGTAATTGTTTGAATACTATCAAATAGAAAATTATCGTCAAGCTCCTTTGTAGAATACCAATTAATTTTGCCAGAATAATATTCCTTTATTCTTGTAGATGGCGTTCCTCCTGAAGCTATTTTTAGGCAAATATCATTTAAAGTTACTTCCTCCCACGCGTTGCGTTTAGGATTGTCTATAAAGGTATGGCGGAAGAGAGTGAGGCTTAAGGATTCTAAAGTTTTGTTTTGGCGATGGAGCAAATCTATCTTATCGTCCAAACTACTTAGAATCTCCGCGATTTTATGCTGTGTCTCAAGTGGCGGTAAAGGGATTGTGAGGTTAGATAAATCTTTAATGGGTAATTGAGGTTGTGCCGAACCAGATACAAAATTATCAATGTATTTTTTACTATTCAGCATTGCATACAACAAAAAAGTAGAATTTACTTCCATAATATCAGGTCGTAGTATAACCATACCCGAATTTATGCGTATATTTTTATAGTCAATATTTTCTCTATAAAGTGCTATATTACCGATTGTTCCTCTTGTTGTTAAAACAATATCATCAATTTGCAATTTTCCTTTCCTAAGGATTTCATCTTTTTCTTTATTTATAAATTGACATTCTGTAAAATCAAATTTTGCATTAAGAACATTTTTTGTGCTTAAGAATAGGCAATAACCATTATCAAAAAGTTCATTTTGTTTGGGGTAATTTTTACCTCTATCACCATCTATAATTTGAAGTGGTGCTTCCCCCAACTTCACCCTTTGCCATTGCTCTTTATGGAGGGATTCAAAGAAAGCAGAATGAAATGGCGCGGTTGCAGTCGTGTGTTCTTTGTGGTTGTGAGTTGTTGCGCCCATTGTTGCATTTTTGGTTGGAATGTTTTTATTCATTGTTTGCCTTTGTGAGATTCTATGCTTTGCTTATACTTTGAGAGATTGACTTAAAACACTTCACTATGAGAGCCAACATTAATTGCCTTTAGAATGAGTAAATCTTCTATTTTGTCATATATCAAAACTAAATTTGGTTTAATATGACATTCCCTTAAGCCTTTTAAACTGCCTTTTAATTTGTGGTCTTTGTATTTTGGCTCTAAAGTTTCATCATTTGCAAGGCGGTTTAAGAGATTTTCAACAAGGCTTAATCCTCTTTGTTAAGTTTTTTTACTGCGTTTTTATATTGTTTTGAATAAGCGATTTTATATTTCATTCAAAATATCTTTGTGCATTTTTTTAGCATTTGAATAGGTTTTTAATTTGCCTTGTTTGTAGAGTTTATCCATTTCCTCACTCTCTTTTTCCATTTGGGCAATAGCTTCTGCTCTTGATTTTTGTGTTCTTATCTTTGCCTTAATTCCCTTAGCCAACCCCTTAAAAGCTGGCAAAAACTCTTCTTTGACATTTTCAATGATAAGTGTCATTGTGTATCCTTTGGCTTGAAGTTTTTTAATTATAGCAAATTTTATAATCTTTATTTTATTTCACTTGCATTAAGTTTTTCCTTTTTTGCTAAATCCTCAATGCCAATAAAAGAGTGCCACTAAGTAGTCGCTTCTCTACTTCTTGCGCACTTTTATAATCCTCCAAATCCTCTAAATAATTTGCCAATGCCTTTGTGATAATCGCTTCTATTGGCTGTTTCGTATTCTCTTGTGCGAGATGAAGCAAGTTTTGTGCTTCTTTGGATAAGGTGATATTCATTATTTTTCCTTTGCTTCCTTTATTTATCTTCTAGGCATTATAGCAGATTGCGATGAAACTTTTACATAAGATTCTTTGTTCGTTGAGATTTCAGAATGATAAAAGGAGGTTCAAAGTGGCATCTGATTTTTGAAATTACGCAATCTTAAGCACTTTTTATATGAAATTGAAGCATAGATTCTATGCTCAAATGATAGTCCAAACTCGCCCATTCTATGCCTGTTTTATCACAAATAAATTCATAGGCATTAAGCTCCTCAAGGTTTGCTTTTTGCAGTGGTGCATACCATTTAAGCGGTGTGAGGATAATGCGCCCATCTTCAAGCTCTACACTCAAATATTCTCCTTGCACACAGACTTTTTTACCCTTTAAAGTAGTCATTCCAGCTCCTTATAAATTCTAATTTGTGCTCTTTGATAACTTCTAAGACAAATTTTAAATCTTTTGGCTTGAAAGTGTTTTTTAAAACACTCAAAGTCTCTAAATCTACCTTTGCAAAGCACTCATCTTTTAAAATATGGATATGCTTCGGCTCGTGCTCATTAGCATAAAAGAAAAATTTAAATCCCCTAAGCGTCAATAAAGTTGGCATTATGGAATCCCTTTGTGATTATAGCATTCTTTCAAAATAATTATACTATAATCCTTGCAATTCAGAGAGCTTACCGCGATGAATCGTGGGTGCTTGTTGGCTTAGCTGATGAGAGGTTACTCTGAATTTTGTATTTTTATGCTTTTTGCGATTCTTATCACTCTATAATCTTCTACTCTTTCATTTTTCTATCAACGCAAGGTTGGCTAGAATCCTTTTATTTAACGCCTCTTCCTCTTGCATTTGAGATTGCAACTTCTCTTTTAAGTGTGTAAATTCTGTCTCAAAGTCAAAATCTTCCTCACTTTCTTCTAAGCCTACAAATCTACCCGGTGTCAAAGTGTAGCCGAGTGCGGCGACTTCTTGTAGGGAAGCGGATTTGCAAAAGCCCTTGATGTCTTCGTAGTCTTTTGCCGCTCTCCAATTATGGTAGGTTTGGCTGATTTTTTGTATTTCATCGCTTGTTAGAATACGATTTTTGCGATTAATCAACTCGCCACAATTTCTTGCGTCTATAAAAAGGATTTCTTTATTTGTCTTGGAGCGGCGCATAAACCACAGACAAGCGGGGATTTGCGTGTTTAAGAAAAGCTTAGCGGGGAGATTGACAATACAATCAATGAGATTAGATTCTATCAAGTTTTTGCGTATCTCGCCCTCTGTCGCTGTGTTGCTTGTGAGGCTGCCTTTGGCAAGGACAAATCCTGCCACGCCTTTAGGGGCAAGATGATAGAGGAAGTGTTGAATCCACGCATAGTTTGCGTTTGTAGTAGGGGGAGTGCCAAACTTCCAACGTCCATCAAGCTTTAAGAGTTCGCCACTATAATCCGAATCGTTAAAAGGCGGGTTGGCGATGACAAAATCCGCTTTTAAGTCCTTATGCGCGTCATTTAAGAAGCTACCCTCGCTATTCCATTTAACTTGTGAGGAGTCAATTTGTCTTATGGCAAGATTCATCTTCGCTAGTCGCCAAGTCGTTTGGTTGCTCTCTTGTCCATAAATAGAAATATCATCAATGCTGCCTTGATGGCTTTGCACGAAAAGTTCGCTTTGCACAAACATTCCCCCACTGCCACAACAGGGGTCAAATACGCGTCCTTTGTAAGGCTCTAGCATTGCAATAAGAAGCTCTACAACGCTTTTTGGTGTGTAAAACTGCCCGCCCTTTTTGCCCTCACTTAGCGCAAACTCACCTAAGAAATATTCAAAAATATGCCCTAAAATATCGCTACTTTGGGTGGAATCTCCTTGCAAAGAGAGATTAGAGAGCAAGTCAATCAACCCACCTAAACAAATAGAATCTAGATTTTCTTTGGCATAGACTTTAGGTAAAACGCCTTTAAGGCTTGGGTTTTCTTGCTCTATGGTTTGCATTGCATTATCTAAAAGGCTGCCGATATTGCTTTGTTTGGCGTTTTCCATAATGTAGCCCCACCGCGCCTTTGTCGGCACGAAAAACGCATTGTAGGCAAGGTATTCGTCTTTATCCTCCGTATCTCCGCCCTCATTTTGCACTCTTTCAAAAGTAGCTTGAAAGCTATCGGAGATGTATTTTAAGAAAACTAAGCCCAAAACGATATGCTTATACTCGGCGGCGTCAATGTTTTTGCGGAGTTTATCGGCGGATTTAAAAAGTGTTTGCGCTAAGGTTTGGTGCGTCATAAGAGTCTCTTTGTTGTGGGATTTTTTGGTAATATTTTACCAATTTTTTTGGCACAATTTTACCTTAAATAGAATGCACTCTCCAATAAAAAGGCTCAACTCTCCTTAAGGATTAATCATTTTTGCTTTTGTAATAGCAACCGCAACTTTGGCAGATTGTATTTTGCATTAAGAATCCTGTGTCATATACTCTGCGAGGAAGTTAAAAAACTCTTTGGAGACTTCAAAATGCCCAAAACGCAGTTTGCTTGCGTAAGCTTTCCATTCTGGGTGCGGCTTTGCCGTGGCAGAGTTGGCAAAATCCCCCTGCTTGTCCTATTTGAATATGATTTTTTGATGCTATGCCGATGAAGTAGCGCATTGGAGTCCTTATTTAATCATTTTGTTGCTTTTCTAACGCTTGTCTAATCAATCCTAAACAATAAGGCAATTTTTCCATACCATCTAAAATGACTTCCACTTTTCCATTACCCCAAATTCCTATATTTGTAACATCTCTTGCTAATTCTTTGGGGTCATTTAATTCATCAAGGTAGATATTAATGCTTAACTTTAAGCGATTTTGCTGTGGGATAATATCCACAAAATTAGTATCAAACTTATAAGCAATGTATTGTTTTAAAATTTCTTCTTCTACATTTTCATCAAGTGCCAAAATTTCTTTTCTTAAAATCTCAAATAATTCTTTACTCTTACCGCTTTGCAAATGCTTATGATTGTCCAAAGTAAAAGTATGTTGTTCTTTTTTGGGTTTATAATTTTCTAAATTTTCTTTATCAATTTTGGGATATGCCCAAATTTTTAAAGCATCTTTAGCCAATTCTTTCACTCTTTGCTTAATGCTTGTTTCATTCCAAGACTCTATATTTTTTAAGCCATTATTCAATCTTAAAGGACTTTCTTTAAAACCACCTTTCATACTTTGTTTTTCTCTAAAAGACTTATTAGAATATTCGGAGTTATAGCCTGTAAATGTGAGGTTACCTAAAGTATGCAAATATTTTTCGTGGATTTCTCGCCAATTTTCACCTAATTCGTTTTGCCACTCTATGCTATTATCAATATTTTGTGGCATAATGTGTTCAATGGTGTATTCATTAATGCTTGTTTTTTCTTTTCTATCAAAATTTTCTAGTTTGTCAAGTAAATAGATTTTCTTTTTGTTGTGATAGATGTCTTTTTCGCTAAGTGCTTCATTAAAACTTTTATCATTCGGAAAAACTGCATTGCCTTTTTGGAGATTAAAATATGCCTTAACGCCCTCAAGGTATCGTTCTTTTGTGATATTTTTCATAAAAGATGCAAAAACTTTATTCAAGGCATTCGTAGGGATTCCACAAACTGCCCTTCTTAATATATAGCTTTCTATTAGTTTTAAGATTTCTAAAAAATCATTCTTGCTTAAAACATTTTCCTTATAATCTCTATAAAGCTCAAGCAAAAATGGATACGCTACTTCACAATCTAATGCTTTAAGGTTTTCAAATATTGCAAAAAGTTCTTTATCCCCCTCTTTTTTAAAAGCCATAGCACAATAAAAATGTGCATATCTTTGCAAATCAACCAATAAATCCTGCGTATTGATATTTTTATTTTGCTTATATTCCTTGAAAGATTCGTAAATCTTATCTAAGTTTGGAATTTTGCCCTCATTTTTTATGGTAAGATAATGCCTTACAAAATAATCAAAACTTTGTTTTTCTTGTTTGTCTTTATTAAAATTTTCCCCAAATTCAATCTCCATAATGCGCCAATATTTTTCATAAAATCCATTTTGTTTCTCTGGGGGTAAATCCATTAAAACATAGTTGCGTATTAAGTCTGCTTGCGATAAATCTTTGCCTGTGGAATTCATACTTTCAAAAATTAGCTGTGGGTCGTCTTTGCCTCGCTCTAGCGATACATCAATAATTAAAAGCTTGTTAATGCCTTTGCAAATAGTTTCTAGTTTCTCTTTGTTTTGTTCCAATTTCTTTTTGAAAAATTCAAAATTATCTTTGATTTTATTTGAAATTTGTGCAGGTTGTGCTTTATCTTTATCTATCAATGAAATAAGCGTGTCTTTATCGTTTTGTGTGAGGATAAGCTTGTATTTTTCTTCATTTTTACCATATTGATTAATGAGATAATAATCTCTAATTTCAGCTTGTGAAAATCCTCCAATCTCATCATTTGTAATTTCTCTTAAAGCCTCTAAAAGCAGTGTTAAAGTAGTTAATCTCTGCTGCCCATCTATGACTAAAAGTTTATTAATTGAGCTTTGATGATAAATATCATCTTTGATATACACAATAGAGCCTATAAAATGAGCCTTTATTTTCTCATTTGTGCTAATTTTTTCAATATCTTGCCATAATTTCTCACAATGTTCTTTGTCCCAACTATAAGTTCTCTGATATGGAGGAATAATAAATTGTGTTTTTTGAACATTTAAGAATGTCAAAAATTCTACAGCTTCTGCTTTCATTCCCTCTCCTTTTAATGATTATTTCCAAACCCATATTTTATCAAAAAAAACAAAATTGCAAGGCAATGAATAGAATATTGAATGAAGAATAAGCACAAAATCTTTGATTATTATCAATAGGTTATAATTTGCAAGGCAGTTATTGGAGGTATGAGATGAAATCTTTGGTTGAAAATATTGATAAACTTCACACCACGCAAAGAGGAGTAGCGCGGATAAAGAGGAATTTAGAACTTAAAAGCGATGATATTCTCTCTTGGTGCAAAAAGCAGATTCTAAGTAAGGACGCTACTTTGGAAAAAAGAGGCAAAAACCTTTATGTGCATTTGCCTCATTGTAAGCTAACAATCCATTCCACAAGCTATACAATCATTACGGCTTATAAGAAAAACTAAGCCTTTTTTAAGCTCCTCACACGCTTTTTTATACATTTACTTGCCCAATCATAATGGCTTGAAGTCGCACTCACACAATAGCTCCCAAGGCTTGTGTTGCCGCACCATTTATAATACTTTTTGATAAAAAGCTCCTGTGGCGGGAGGCTCTCTATCAGCTCCATACATTCTATGTGGCTTTTTTCTAACATTGCCTTTGCGTTCTCTAATGGCGTGCTTTGGTGCTTTTGCCAAATCTCCCTATTCATCGCGGGATAGGTTTTGAAATTATAAGGCGCAGGGAGAAAAGGCACAAAATCACTCGTCCTCTCAAGGTTTGTGCGCACAAAGCGAAGCAAAAGTATCTGCCATTCATACAAATGCACCAGCACATCGCGCAAAGTCT
It contains:
- a CDS encoding type I restriction endonuclease subunit R; the encoded protein is MQTDTLNEATIESLLLQHLENAGYDYKSGKELERKSEEWILEGTFKEAVRRINFADSKPCNLNLSYKIQEQLISEALARLKALENEELLEANAKCHAYLTQGIPLEVLLDGEMRGILLQVLDFENPQNNHFLCANQLYFESKMPKRPDVVLFINGLPLVVCELKNPLNPNATLQNAYHQIQTYKAQIPMLFISNALCMVSDGLNSKVGSLSADFTRFMVWKDEDKTDTQMPQIPDVLKPHNLLEFTRFFILFEKETFYDKAGLSTTQINKKIAAYHQYYAVQKAIESARSAMNGDKRGGVLWHTQGSGKSLTMVFFSAKAIISFANPTLLLITDRNDLDEQLFGTFARAKELLRTEPILATSTQDLKAKLKRASGGIVFSTIQKFRSEKESFECLSKRENILVLCDEAHRSQYGFEARLDEEAQLRYGYAKYLRDALPNATYLGFSGTPIEKADADTRRVFGEYIDIYDIARAVEDKATLPIYYESRLAKIALSAEGQEILSALDSKLSKSEEQEKINAKATRLCEIVGAKDRLQTIAKDILEHFTQRQKILQGKAMIVCMSREIAVSLYEQIVHLNPSWHNEDSTKGKIKVIITAKSDDGEKISKHHTSKAQRSEIAKRLKSIDDELQMVIVCDMWLTGFDVPPLHTLYMDKFLSGHNLMQAIARVNLVYKDKPAGLVVDYLGIANELKNALEFYTQSGGKGAFIQEKTKIIEKMQENYEITAQMLQGINYLQYFTLNTQEKLAFIAQVLECILAQENGKKRFLDNTTRLLKSYAMALPCEEAEKIAKDVAFFDLIKRTLQKYEREEEQKSLVPQSAIRQIINDAIVSEGVVKLLDSAGIAKPNLSILSEEFLSELASHKHKNLALQTLQKLLNDELSARLSSALSAKSLIERLQKTMQKYQNNLLSVAEAIEELIALSKELVASDMQRQEMGLKDYEYAFYEAIAKNESAKEVMSKNELKELAIAIFQTLKQNVSLDWQHKESVRAKLRVAVKRVLQKYGYPPDMQKLATDRIIAQAELVAGNLV
- a CDS encoding STAND family AAA ATPase, whose protein sequence is MIQVCINKNDKNQKNRGDLLEKIAKEFLERLDYSVETEVRKTGMELDLLCKANANLSKQIYVECKAYQENNRIQADVIKNIVGIRDIENYNEVWLIALSELGKDAKGLKEKIQADENKSKHYIFYTPKEFLSALQKNGLICNPDIPKEKIRERIKSVNPIGNHYLLITEYGYFWAFEHKQGGKPKNIFVAYANNGELVEEKDLLENLQNLDSSFSNLNFNFILESTNAYNSSSVITDFKLGSNYFKSINDIGIKLTHPNKNELTLSDIFCYQDLQNLQDINDDKVSVISSERILTLGDYKKCIIFGEEVSGKTALLRMYQIKFNENGLIPICINAKDIKTGEYDKFENLLIKYFKNQYGEYNELNTLIKNKKDSIVLLIDDLEDLGIKKREYKPPFFKMLSNHFENILIFSDDSVEMEILTKREIKDELDNFKLYKIKEYGYKLRDTIIEKWLNIGVKETISDNELFDKKDKITKVIDTLIGTKFIPTYPLYIVVLLQQIESGTSHNLSGSAYAEFYNYLINEAMGGAGIKPEELDFYHTYLSFIAYEFFIRGVREIDKFELENIHEKYCKEYHKRNFQEVYEKLIKARLIKNICEVYSFGQNYIYYFYVAKYLSDNSEKRSKTEEIQNQINMIIERLYRIEFANIIIFFIHHSKARAESIIEQILNKAKNLFQGISAINFSTKELENINKLIDKDLEIAIKEDTKPEEYRKKELEYKDEIDNKIPSIKDNQEIVRYDEEVIDLDIFGKTNLSMKLMEIIGQIAKNYYGSLPKNEKMTLLNEVINLGLSNLNFFIQQINEYQDSLIKEIDELNKKTDNGQNYTREQNAKRIIFNFVVMMCFGFTKKISTSISSEYLFDEINNLDDNNANSIIKNAVKLEFSNGLHKDKLIKKYEEFDKDNNSVAKELLRIFVLEHLYKFDVKYNLKQSVCQNLKISLSRQNQILIAKSKDKK
- a CDS encoding restriction endonuclease subunit S — encoded protein: MNKNIPTKNATMGATTHNHKEHTTATAPFHSAFFESLHKEQWQRVKLGEAPLQIIDGDRGKNYPKQNELFDNGYCLFLSTKNVLNAKFDFTECQFINKEKDEILRKGKLQIDDIVLTTRGTIGNIALYRENIDYKNIRINSGMVILRPDIMEVNSTFLLYAMLNSKKYIDNFVSGSAQPQLPIKDLSNLTIPLPPLETQHKIAEILSSLDDKIDLLHRQNKTLESLSLTLFRHTFIDNPKRNAWEEVTLNDICLKIASGGTPSTRIKEYYSGKINWYSTKELDDNFLFDSIQTITEDGLENSSAKLFPKDTIIIAIYAAPTVGRLGILTQDSAFNQAACGLIIDETKCSKEFVFCFLKNERENLNLLASGSAQQNLNVEKIKRYTLLLPDKATFHNFQIQAKGFFDKIYNNSKQIQNLESLRDIMLPKLLSGEMEV
- a CDS encoding DUF2442 domain-containing protein, which gives rise to MTTLKGKKVCVQGEYLSVELEDGRIILTPLKWYAPLQKANLEELNAYEFICDKTGIEWASLDYHLSIESMLQFHIKSA
- a CDS encoding DUF4160 domain-containing protein → MPTLLTLRGFKFFFYANEHEPKHIHILKDECFAKVDLETLSVLKNTFKPKDLKFVLEVIKEHKLEFIRSWNDYFKG